From one Passer domesticus isolate bPasDom1 chromosome 15, bPasDom1.hap1, whole genome shotgun sequence genomic stretch:
- the LFNG gene encoding beta-1,3-N-acetylglucosaminyltransferase lunatic fringe, with protein MLKSCGRKLLLSLVGSMFTCLLVLMVEPPARPGLARGEAGGAQRALQSLGAAAAAAPPAAQGPPGLRSFADYFGRLSRARRELPPAPPSPPRPPAEDISPRDVFIAVKTTKKFHKARLELLLDTWISRNRDMTFIFTDGEDEELKKQARNVINTNCSAAHSRQALSCKMAVEYDKFIESGRKWFCHVDDDNYVNVRMLVKLLSSYPHTQDIYIGKPSLDRPIQATERISENKMHPVHFWFATGGAGFCISRGLALKMSPWASGGHFMSTAEKIRLPDDCTIGYIIESVLGVKLIRSNLFHSHLENLHQVPKSEIHKQVTLSYGMFENKRNSIHMKGAFSVEEDPSRFRSVHCLLYPDTPWCPTNMVY; from the exons ATGCTGAAGAGCTGCGGGAGGAAGCTGCTCCTGTCCCTCGTGGGCTCCATGTTCACCTGCCTGCTGGTGCTCATGGTGGAGCCGCCGGCGAGGCCGGGGCTGGCCCGGGGGGAGGCCGGCGGGGCGCAGCGGGcgctgcagagcctgggggcggcggcggccgcggctccTCCGGCGGCGCAGGGGCCGCCCGGGCTCCGCAGCTTCGCCGATTACTTCGGGCGGCTGAGCCGAGCGCGGCGggagctgcccccggccccgccgagcccccCGCGACCCCCGGCCGAGGACATCTCCCCCCGCGATGTCTTCATTGCCGTCAAGACCACCAAGAAGTTTCACAAGGcgcggctggagctgctgctcgaCACCTGGATCTCCCGCAACCGCGACATG ACCTTCATCTTCACTGACggggaggatgaggagctgAAGAAGCAAGCAC gaaaCGTCATCAACACCAACTGCTCTGCTGCCCACAGCCGCCAGGCCCTGTCCTGCAAGATGGCCGTGGAGTACGACAAGTTCATTGAGTCCGGCAGAAA gtgGTTCTGCCACGTGGACGATGACAACTACGTGAACGTGCGGATGCTGGTGAAGCTGCTCTCCAGCTACCCCCACACACAGGACATCTACATCGGGAAGCCCAGCCTGGACCGGCCCATCCAGGCCACGGAGAGGATCAGTGAGAACAAGATG CATCCTGTGCACTTCTGGTTTGCCACGGGTGGAGCAGGGTTCTGTATCAGCCGGGGGCTGGCACTGAAGATGAGCCCTTGGGCCAG CGGGGGTCACTTCATGAGCACTGCAGAGAAGATCCGCCTGCCCGACGACTGCACCATCGGCTACATCATCGAGTCTGTGCTGGGCGTGAAGCTCATCCGGAGCAACCTCTTCCACTCCCACCTGGAGAACCTCCACCAGGTGCCCAAGTCGGAGATCCACAAACAG GTGACACTGAGCTACGGCATGTTCGAAAACAAGCGCAACTCCATCCACATGAAAGGAGCCTTCTCCGTCGAGGAGGACCCATCCAG GTTCCGCTCCGTGCACTGCCTGCTGTACCCCGACACGCCGTGGTGCCCCACCAACATGGTTTACTAG